The genomic segment CCAGCGGCACTGACCGCCAACTCCAGTTCCTTTTTCCATTGCGGCGCAAAATAGTCCTGCACATCCATTGTGATTGCGATGGCTTCTTCTCGGGTCACTGAATCGTCGGCGTCCAACATTTGCACGGTCCGCAATCCACGGGGATTGTTGGTGTCCCACGACACGTTATAGATGTAGTCTTTATAATCGCCCGGTTTGAGTGGCGAATTGACCATCATGTTTTCCGGACTGATATTGCAGTTCTGCATGTAGCCCTGCGGCGGATTAAAAATGTGCACCAGATCGTCGATCGAATGCTTGCCTTTCCAAGCGGTCTTCGAGGTATTGCCCGGCACAGGGCGATTCCAATCGTAGCCGTCGGGACGAATCGGCGTTGCTCCGCTTCGGACATAGCCAATGTCCCCATTGGTGTCGGCGAACATGATGTTTTGCTCGTTGAACTCGCACATGCCGATGGCGTCATAAAATTCGTGTACGTTCTTGGACATCGCCATGCGATAAAATTGTTCGAACAGGCCGGTCTGTTCAAGATAGGGTGAGGCACCGACAAAAGCTTTGCCGGTTTTGAGGTCCGGCGGGGTAACCAACGGGCCGAGGTGTGTATAGACCGCGGGACGGATGGCGGGTGTTTGGCCTTTGACCGCGATCGGAAATACGGTCGTTTCGCATTTGCGCCACTGGCCATCGTATTCGTACTCTAGCAGTGGGTTCATCCGGACATTCATTTCATAGACGTCCGACGTATCGGGCCCCCCCGTCGTCAATGCCCAACCGACGTTCTGGTTGTGCCCGATCCCCATGATCGGCGAGCCGATTAAGAAATAACCGTTCATGTGCAAGTCCCCCGCATGCACGCGGGCTTCGTACATGACCGCCAACCCCTCCCAAGTCAGATGCGGGTCGGACAGCAAAATCGCAACGTTATCCGCTGAACGCGATGGAGAAACCGCCCATTGGTTGGAACGTTGGGCAGGCTGCTCACGTTTTTTTCCGTTTTTCAAATCGTCTTGTATCGTTCCCAACGGCCACCGCAGAATCATGGCCCGGCCGATCGTCGGAATCTTCCAAGGTTCTAATTCGACCGCGAAGTCGGGGACCGCGTCGGGATGCTCATCGGAATATGCCTGAACACCCGCCGTGAAATTCTCCGCAAATTCTTTGAGATGCGGCGGCAACGTCTTCCAGGATTCCTTGGCCAACTCCGCATTACGGCACAACCGCATGATGTAGTCTTGCTCGAGATACTTTTTGCCAAACGCTTCGGACATCGTCCCCAAGCCGGTACGCAGGCTGATGTGAATGTCCTTTAAGCGATCTTGGGCCTGCGCATAGCCCAGACCATAAGCGCCATCGGCCGCTGTGGCTCCATAGATATGCGGGACGCCCCACTTATCGCGATGGATCGTCACTGTACGCTCAGCAGCGACGCCGATTTCGACTATGTGAGTTACAAGCAAGGCAACAACGAAAAAGCACAGACGAAAACGCATGTTACTAAACTCCAGGGCGTGGGGCCGAGATACGGACCAGTAGAATGACCAAGGTCCAAAAAAGACCGTGCACTCACTGTAACCGACATGGCCCCGTAGGGCCAAGCTTCGCGGACCGGGAAATTCCTTAATGATCATCTGGAACCGTCGACGCCGGTTGAGCCTGCTCTGACCGGAAATCTCGCGTTACGTCACCGAATGATCGTTCGACGTTACGAAATCGTCGCCAATTTTTGGCCATTGGCGATGTGGTCCCCTTGAGCAACGGCGATGCTGGCGACGGTTCCTGCTGCGGGCGCGGTCGCATTGATCTCCATCTTCATCGCTTCCAAGACAACAAGAATGTCCCCTTCGTTCACCGCGTCGCCAACTTGAACGGGAACGCGGAGTACCACGCCCGGCATTGAGGCGTTGACGTCGACTTGCGCACCTCCGGCCAGCGCTCCCGCAGCAGCGGCAGCCGGGGCGTCGGATGCTGACAGGGCCACCTGATAGGAGCGGCCATTGACCGTGGCATTGTTTCCATCGACTGTTAATGCAAACGTTTCGCCGTTGACGGTGACATTGTAACTGGCGGGTTTGCCCGGCGTGGCGGCCGGCGCTGCTGCGGTGTCCTGCGCGGGGTCGACTTTCCGCACTCCGATAGTCGCCTCCCCTTTCAGATAAGCGATTCCCTTTTCGGCGCAGGTCGCAGCGATGAAGATATTCTCGTCTGTGGTCGGCAGGTGTTCCGCTTCGAGCACCTTCTTAGCAACTGCGATCCCTTTTTCGGGATCCTCGTTATTCATATCGAGCGGCGCACGTGTGGTCGGTTCCAAGCCAAGTTGTTCCGACGCAATTTTGATAATCTCTGGATCGGGTGCGACGGGGGTTTTACCAAAGTAACCCAGTACCATTTTTCCATACGACGGTGCAATCCGCGTCCAGGGCTCACTCATGACGTTGTTGAGCGCCTGTTGCACGTAGAATTGCGACACGGGTGTTACGGATGTCCCGAATCCGCCGCGGCGGACGACGTCGCTCATGGCTTTGATCAAATCGGGATACTTATCGATAATCCCATTGTCGCGCATCATCTGTGTATTGGCGGTCAAAGCTCCCCCCGGCATCGGGCTCCAGGGGATCAGCGGTTCGACCGTGGTGGCTTCGGGAGGCAGGAAGTAATCGCTCATGCAATCCTTGAAGACCTCTTCGGCTTCGCGCACCTTGTCGATGTCGATATCGAGCGTGTACTGTGAACCGCGCAGTGCGTGCCACATCACCAGAATATCGGGCTGACAGGTCCCCCCGGAGCAGGGGGCCATCGACAGGTCGATTGCATTGGCACCGGCATCCAATGCGGCAATATTCGCCTGCACCGAAATCCCGGCGGTTTCGTGCGTGTGAAAATGAATGTAGGTTTCCGGCGGGAGCATTTTCCGTGCAGCTTTGATGGTTTCATGTACTTTGGACGGCACTGCTGTTCCAGAAGCATCTTTGAAACAAATCGAATCAAACGGAATTTCAGCATCCAGAATCTGATGCAGACGATTCGCATAGAACGCCGCGTCATGCGCGCCGCTGCAACCTGGAGGGAGTTCCATGAGGGTGACACAGATTTGGTGCTTCAAACCGGCATCGACAATGCACTGCCCGCTGTAAACGAGGTTTTGCACGTCGTTGAGCGCGTCGAAATTGCGGATCGTGGTGATGCCGTGTTTTTTGAACAACTCCGCATGCAATTTGATGATGTCGCTGGACTGCGACTCCAAGCCGACGACATTCACGCCCCGCGCCAACGTTTGCAAATTCGCGTCAGGTCCAGTCACGGCCCGAAACTGGTCCATCATGTCGAAGGCGTCTTGGTTGCAATAAAAATACAACGACTGGAATCGCGCGCCGCCTCCCGCCTCGAAATAGTTAATACCCGCGTCACACGTGGCTTGTAGAGCAGGTAGAAAATCTTCGGTCAAAACGCGGGCCCCGTAGACCGACTGGAATCCATCCCGGAACGCGGTGCACATGAAGTCGACTTTTTTAGTCACGTGATTCGTCTCTTCAGCTAAAATGACGTTTGGTTCGAGGAGCGAAAACGATCCGATTGAGCAGCGATGCTGAGTACGGTTCAGCTCACAAGACAGACCAAAGTACGCCTGCGGCAACGGCAGATCCGAGCACGCCGGCCACATTCGGCGCCATGGCGTGCATCAACAAGTGATTGTCCGTCCCTTCTTCCAACCCGACCATTTGCGCCACGCGGGCTGAGTCCGGCACAGCTGAGACCCCTGCGGCACCGATTAAGGGATTGATTTTATGATGTAAGAACAGGTTCATGAATTTGGCGAACAACACCCCGCAAGCTGTCGCCACGCCAAAGGCCGTCGCCCCCAATGCGAAGATCAATAACGATTCCCCTTTGAGAAACGTTTGAGCCTGCGTACTGGCACCGACGGAAAAACCGAGAAAAATGGTCACGATGTCAATCATCGACGTTCGGGCGCTTTGTGCGAGACGGTCGGTCACACAACTCTCTTTGAGCAGATTTCCAAAGAACAACATGCCGATCAACACAATCGCTCCCGGCGCCAGCAATGCACAGATTAAGAATGCGACGATGGGAAAGATGATTTTCTCCCGCTTCGTAACATCTCGTGTCGATTGCATGCGAATCTTGCGTTCGTCGGATGTCGTCAGCAACCGCATGATGGGCGGCTGAATCACCGGCACGAGTGCCATATAGGAATAGGCAGCAATGGAGATCGCTCCCAGCAACTCCGGGGCGAGTTTGGCTGACAAGAAAATCGCCGTCGGGCCGTCCGCCCCGCCGATAATACCGATCGCTCCCGATTGTTGCGGTGTAAACCCTAAATAGAGCGCACCCAACAAAGTTAAAAACACGCCAAATTGAGCAGCGGCCCCCAAGAGCACAAGCTTGGGATTGGAGAGCATTGTGGAAAAGTCGGTCATCGCCCCAATGCCCAGAAAAATGAGCGGCGGAAAAACTCCCTGTTTTACCCCAAAATAGATGTAACTGAGGACGCTCCCCTCGTCGTAAACCCCCAATGACATTCCTTCCACAGGCGGAATATTTCCGACCACGATCCCCATGCCGATCGGAACGAGTAATAACGGTTCATAGTCCTTAGTGATCGCTAACGTGATAAATACGATGCCAATCAGAATCATCAACGCATTGCCAAGCGTGAGATTCACGAACCCTGTCGACTGCACAAACTGCAGTAAAATCTCCATGCCAGTCCCTGACTAACGTCTCTGGTTGTCGTGTGATCCGCGGAGAAGTGTGCGACTAGCGCCTCGGGCTGTTGGCTAGAGGATGCTATGGCTGCTTTGAGCGGATTTCGTGCAAGACGAATCCTACGGCTGCGGCAATTTTCTCGTTGTCGGTCGTCTGTCGCATGGCTGGTGCATGCGTTTGATGCTCCTGTTCCTCCGGGAGCATGAACGCCAATGCGTCGAGAATTTTTGGCAAAAGCGAGATAAATACCGAGATGAGCGTCAATGCGACGAAGACAATCAACAATCCGGTGACGGCTATTCCGAAGCCGTTAAAGTCGTCGTTGATAATATTGTCGAAACCCCGTTTCGAGGGTTCCTGCAAAGCTTCGGTCGGTACGGCTTGCGCAAATATTTCCACAAAACCCATGAAGCCCAGTTCCTATGAACGGATGTCCGACCGCGCAATCGCTCCGCAGCGCTCCAGAAGCGTAAAAGTTTTCTGAGTTTAACCAGCCAAAATTCTATTGTCGAGACGCTCGTCGCAAAATCCTAAAACCTGCCTCTAACCCGGATAAGGTACACATTTTCCCTGACAATTCCCGGTGAAACTCCTGTCGCTTTGGGGCGAATTCGTTGCCGCCTATCTCATTTTGCATCAAACCGTAACGATTTTGCCGAAAATGTCGAAGTTCCCGGCTGTATCGGTCGATACATATTCCTATCAAGCAGGAATCAAAAAACGGTGAGCCGAGTTTTGAACCTGTCGTTGTGCCATTTCACGTTCCGGAACCGTTTGTTCCAGTCGCTGGGTGATCCAATTGGGGATTGCGATTCGTCGACCGAACGCGATACCGATACTTCGAACGACTATTCAGAAAGTTAACCATGAAAGCTCTTCGTCACGCTGCTCGTCCGGTAGTCGCCTTGGTGGGCTGCGCACTGATGACCTGCACATTCGTGGGCTGCCAGACATCAGTCGGCGGACAAACCTTGCCGTCGGCCTACTATCTTCGCGACGACATGCAATATTACCCGCATGGTCCTGAAGATCAGCTGACCAACCAAATCAACGCCATCGAACAATACAAGCTGGAACAAGCCGGCTTGGCCGAAGGCATCGACATCGAACCGCCAGCACCCCAACCTGGGAACTGATGCGTTTCACACGATCGAATATTATCCCGTCCTCCCACTTAAATACCTATTCACTCCGTTCATAACGCAGTAACTCGTAAGTCGTGGCTGACAGCACTAATCGACCTATTAGTGAAAGACGTCGCGGCTTCGGGGGGGACGAACCCTTTGCAGCAGGATCACTCGCGGCACGGTCGGTTTTCCTAACAGCTTCCGACCATTGTTGAACGATCTTGCAACGCAAAGGATAACAGGGACAAAAGCCAACTCTCCGGAGTTTGACTTTCGTCCCTGTTTCTTTATGCGCTGACCGGTATTGGCGGCGTGATTAAATCCGCTTCGACAACCGCTCGGCCAACCGCGTCAAAGCCGGGCTGACGTCGGTTTTTTCCAGGTGAATGTTCAGCAGACTGAACGCATCTTTATTCGCCAGCGCCGCATGCAGCGCCTTGTCCAGATCGCCTTCGGTATGCACCTCAAATCCCCAGCCCCCGCCCAACAGATCCGGCATGCGGTGGTAGGCCCAGTTTGGAATATCGTTAAATGGGCCTTCGTGCAAGAACCGCTCGGTGCCATAACCCTTGTTGTTCAGCACCAACACGATCGGGTTGAAACCATGTTTCAACGTCGTGGAGAGTTCCAAACAGGTCATCTGAAAAGCCCCGTCGCCGACAATCACCAACGGCCGCAACTTGCGGTTGGCGCATTGCACACCCAAGGCGGCCGGAACCGCGAAGCCCATCGACGTGTAATACGCCGGGCTGAGGAACTCGCTGCGGCGATAGATCGTCAAATCGGACGCCCCGAACAGCGAATCGCCAATATCGGCCACCACGACCATATTGTCATCCAGCAACTCGTTAATCCGCGCGAATAGCCGTTGCTGCGTGACTTTGTTTTCCGGTTGCAACTCAAATTTCTTTGCCACCGGACGGACTGAGTCCGGAATCTCGCGTTTCGGCGGCTTCAAATCGGTTTTGACCAAGCCTTTGACAAAATCCTTAAGCTGCACGTCACGATAGTGATGGTGCCGAATCCGCAGCCCTTCGCTGGTGATGTAAATACACTGTCCCGGGTCGATATGCGCGGTATAAATCCCGAGATTGATATCCGTCATGAACGTGCCGAGGAGAATCACGCAGTCGCTGTCTTCGACAAACTTTCGTACTCCGTCCCGGCCCATTGCTCCTTCATAAATTCCGAGATACAGCGGATGCGTTTCACTCACGACTGATTTCCCGAGCAGCGTCGCGCACATTGGAATCTTGTTTTTCTCCGCCAACTTCACGACTTCTTGCTGCAAGCCAAAGCGATGCATCTCAACACCCGCAATGATCACCGGACGCTTGCAACCATTGATCATTCTTTCTGCTTCAGCCAATGCCTCTGTAAGAGCCTGTTTGTGGCTACTCAGTTTGTCTTCCTGCGGTTCGTGCGGAAAGAGTGCCTGTGTTTGAACGCGGTCGCGGGGGAGTTCGAGATAAACCGGACGTTTATAACGGACCGCCGCTGCTAAGCAGCGGTCGATCTCCCGAAATGCCGTCAACGGGTCTTCCAAGGTTGCCGAGGCGATTGTGATCTTGTCGAAGACTTCGTGCTGCGTATTGAAATCCTTGACGCGATGATGCAGCAGAGGATCGGAGACACGTTCCTCCATGCCCGGCGCACCGCTAATGACAATCAACGGAGATTTTTCGGCATAGGCGCCCGCCACGGAATTGCACGTGCTTAGGCCTCCTACGCAATAGGTCACACAAACAGCGCCAAGCCCGTTGACGCGTGCATAGGCATCGGCAGCGAATCCGGCGCAGTCTTCGCGTGTCGCGCCGATCACCTCAATCGGGCTTTCCTCGAGCAGGTTATAAAACTGCAGCACAAAGTCGCCCGGAATGCCAAAAATGTGCTTCAGTCCGTAATCCTGCAGTCGCCTTATCAAATACCCGCCAATCGTCGGCAAGGATTCGTTGTCGGCATTTTTGCGGGGTTTCGTCGACATCTCAGCCACCTCCTGTCTGGGTTTATCAACCGCGGTCCCATCTGCAGGAATTCTGTGTCGAAAACAGGGGAGGGTCAAGGGGCGGCGGTGCGCAACCCCGATAATCCACAATTTTCATCCAACGCTTTACGTTAGGCATGGCTATTCCGTAAGGTAAATGCAGCGCCGAACTTAGACATTTTTGCATCCTCTTATCTCCCCCGATTTCATCTCGAACGTGCAAGGCGTCCTTCCATGCGTTCCCAATACTCCCCGCTGCTGTTTTTCATCTATCCCGCCATTGCCATGTTGCTCGGTTGGGGCCTGCGGGGAACAATTGGCGGGGGGCCCATCGGCGCGCTCATTCCCGGTGCGATGGTCTCGTTAGTGTTATGCCAACTCTTAAACCGCCGCAATTCGGTCGGTTTCATCATCTGCCTGGGCGCACTGGGAATCGGTATCGGCGGGCACCAAACCTACGGACAAACGATCGGCTTGTCGCGCTTCGGTGAGACTTACTTGTGGGGCTCGTTTGCAATGGCGGTCAAAGGTGCTGTCTGGGGATTTCTCGGCGGCGCCGTTTTGGGGCTCGCCTTCGTGCGCGACCGTTTCACAACCAAACAAATTCTCTTTGCCATGACGGCCATGGTGGCTGCCACATTCGTCGGTTGGGCTTACTTGGATGCACCGCGACATCCTTACTTTTATTTCTCCGACCCGGACAAACCACGGGCCGAGATATGGGCCGGGCTTTTGTTGGGCGGCCTCGCCCTCCTCGCCTCCCTGGCTGTCTCCAGCGACAATAAAGTCCCCGCTTCATTTGCCATGTGGGGCTTGTTGTTTGGGGGACTCGGTTTCGGACTGGGCGGACAATTGATTGCTTTCGGATCACGTCTCGACCCGCCCTATCGTTCCTTCTCCTGGTGGAAGGGGATGGAATTCAGCTTCGGGTTTTTGCTCGGTGGCGGACTGGGGCTTGCCGCTTATTTTAACCGTGACCAACTGGCCGAACCGGCAACGCCTACGCCCGAACTGGTCCCCAAACAGACGCCTTTTCTCCCCGCGCTGTTTCTGGGGGCAATCCTGGTACTCACCGTCCACCGTCTGCATTTCACCGTCCCGGTGCTGTTCATCATGGTCATCGAACTGGCCGTACTGACCGGATTGGTACTGAATTCCAACTTCTTCGGCTGGCACATCGCTGTCACACTCACGGTCTATTCATTCGGCCTCGACCTGATGCGCGCCATTGGCCGCCTGCTGCGGGACGGTAAAGTGGTTTATTTCAATGACAACATTGGCACCTGGTGGGTTGTCGTTGCACTCATGAGTCTCGGCACAGCGATCGCCGTCACCGCGAACTATCGATCCAAGCAACCGTCCATCAAAGCCATGTTGTTACTCATCACCTGGACTGGCACCGCCGTGGGATTGATGAAAATGTACCAATTATCCCAACAGGATCACGACGTGAATTACTACTTCGTCTGCGGCACATTTCTCGTCTCCGCCATCTTGACGACGTTGATCGCCTGGATCATCCCCGAAACTCGTCCGATCGACGCCGCCGAAACCACTTGAACTATCTCGAACCTTCAGCGTGGCACGATCCCAACCCTAAGAATCGGGGTGCCACTGGCTTTGCCAGTGCCTCGCAACTGATTCAATCAAATAGACCTGCACTGGCAGAACCCGTGGCACGCAATCCTATAAAATCAGTATCCTTAATCATGCGATTCGTACTCCTACTCGGGATGACATTTCTAAGCACCGGCAGCGCCATGGCCGACGACGTTTGGCGACGGCATACGATCGATGATTCGTCGCGCGGCGCCGACGGAGTGCGACTGACTGACATCAATGGCGACGGCCTGCTCGATATCACGACCGGTTGGGAAGAAGGGGGCATCGTCCGTGTTTATCAACATCCCGGGCATGCGAAGGCTCGGGGCAAATGGCCGGCTGTCACCGTCGGCCAAGTCGCTGCCCCGGAAGACGCCGTCTTCGCCGATCTCGACAACGACGGCGCCGTTGATGTCATCAGTTCCTGCGAAGGCAAGACACGGACCATCTTTGTGCATTGGGCACCGAGCGATGCGAACGATAACCTCAATGCATCCGCCTGGAGCACCGCCGCCATTCCCGCGACGCAAAACCGCACGCAGTGGATGTTCTGCGTCCCCGCCCAAATCGATGGCAAGCATGGCGTGGATCTCATCGTCGGCTCCAAAGGCAAGAAGGGTTTGATCGGTTGGCTACAAGCCCCAAAAGATCCGCGTCAATTGGACCAATGGAAATTGCACACCATTTGCCCCGCCGGTTGGATCATGTCGCTCATCTGGACCGACATCGACGGCGATGGCAATCACGACATCCTCGCCAGCGACCGCCGCGGAGCAGGGCGGGGTTGTTTTTGGTTAAAAAACCCCGGCAACGACGGTCCGCTGAGCGAACCGTGGACGAAACACCCCATCGGCACCGGCAACCGCGAGGTGATGTTTCTGGATTATGCCGATGTCGATGACGACGGCCTCACCGATGTTGTCGTTCCCAATAAGCCTGGACAAATTCTCTGGCATCGCCGACAACCAGGAAAGCAGGTCGCCTGGGAGACCTCACAAATTCCGTTCCCCAAAAATGTCGGCACCGGAAAATCCACAGCCATTGCCGACATCAACAACGACGGCCGCGCCGATATCGTGTTCTCCTTTGAAAACGCCAAGAACGTCTCCGGCATCATCTGGATGGAACAACAGCAAACCGACGCCGGCGAAATCACCTGGCAACAACACACCCTGAGCGGCCCGGTCGGCACGAAATTCGATCTGATTCAGACCAGCGACATCGATGGCGACGGCGACCTGGATGTCATGACTTGCGAAGAGCGGGAGAACCTCGGCGTGATCTGGTACGAGAACCCCGGCCAGTAGGCAGTAGGCAGTAGGCAGAAAATAGCACACGGGTGGCCGCGATTGCGAATAGCAATCGGGGTGGGCGCAGCCCACAAGAAGCCGCAATTTACGCTTTCAGAATATTACGGATTGAATTCTGAAATGAGCAAGCAATTATTGGAATACGTTAAACGTTTTCTGCAGGGCGAAATTCCGGTTGATGAATTTGTAGAGTCTTACGATGCTAAGTGGAAAGCAGAGAGGGATTCTAAAGAATTATTGGCGGACGACCCAATAACTAGCGAAAAGTTGTCCACGTTTTTCTGTTTTGCAGACCTGTACAACCCAAATGATGATCGATTCGAATACGAGTTCGACGAAAAGCGGCTACGTGCTGAAATGCAAAAAGTTTTTGACGGTGAGCTTGGTGATTGAATGGCAGGATATACGCAGGCACAGGATCGCAAGTAGCCGCAGTCCACGCCACCAACCACCCCAAAGACCGTAGGGCAGGCCGACGCCTGCCGTCCCTTACGCACCGTTGAACGCCCGCACGGCAGGCGGAAGCCTGCCCTGCACAAATTGTGGTACAATGCGCACCCAAATAATTTCTCAGCGGTCTCTTGACCATTTCCTAAGCAACCGAGCCGCTCGGCATGCCCAACCTTTCAACCGTCACCCTACGACGTCTGCTCACCGGGCTGACTTGCCTGTTGATCGCTAAGGTCGTCGTCCTCACGCTGATTAGTTACCGCGACTACATCCCGCCCGATTTCCATGCCGACTTTCTCTTCGGCCGCGAATCTTATTTTTATCATAGTTATGCCTGGGCGTTTTACGTCCATATCTTCGCCGGGCCAGTGACTCTGGTGTTAGGCGTGATTCTATTGAGCAATCGGTTCCGCCTACGCTTTCCCCGCTGGCATCGCATTCTGGGGCGGATACAGGCGTTGTGCATCCTGTTCTTTCTCGCCCCCAGTGGGCTGTGGATGGCGCGGTGGGCGATGACCGGGGCTGTGGCGGGCGTTAGTTTTGTAATGCTGTCGATTGCGACCGGACTGTGTGTTGCCCTGGGCTGGCGGGCTGCGGTTCAGCGGCGATTTGCTGTACACCAACGCTGGATGCAGCGCTGCTTTGTATTGCTCTGCTCGGCGGTCGTGATCCGCGTGATGGGGGGCCTGACGATCGTGACCGCCGCCGACGCCCCGTGGATTTATCCGCTCTCCTCCTGGCTGAGCTGGACCGTCCCGCTGCTGATTTATGAAGCATGGCAACACCCTGGGTGGCCCAGAAAGAATGTTGCTGCGTCCACCCCGCACCAACCATGATGCCAGCTTCAGAATTCACCGGCCACTTCACCACCGGCCGGGGTGATCAGACCTCGAAGAGTCGCGGTCTCCGTTTCGGACGAGAGGAATTGAACACTCCCATCCGCAAAGAGATGAGTACTCCCGCCGGTATGATGCAAATCGTCCTCCGGTTTCGGACTCAACATCAACCGCGCATCGGCATCCCAAGGGGCCATCCAGGGGACCGCCGCGTTCATGGGCGATTCCATGACCAAGATCGTATTCGACGTGCCGTCGGTGATCTCAGAAATCGTTCGTGGTTCGTTCGGGCGCAGACAACTGTCCGGAGTGACCACAGCCAAGTACACAGTCTGCGTTGGCTCTAATTCGGTCGACGGGCAATTATAGACCGGCACAACCGTTCCCCGCGCCTCCGCATTGGCGGGATCATCCCACGGTTTAGACAGGTCAATTTTGTCGTAGACCGTCTGGT from the Symmachiella macrocystis genome contains:
- a CDS encoding penicillin acylase family protein, with the translated sequence MRFRLCFFVVALLVTHIVEIGVAAERTVTIHRDKWGVPHIYGATAADGAYGLGYAQAQDRLKDIHISLRTGLGTMSEAFGKKYLEQDYIMRLCRNAELAKESWKTLPPHLKEFAENFTAGVQAYSDEHPDAVPDFAVELEPWKIPTIGRAMILRWPLGTIQDDLKNGKKREQPAQRSNQWAVSPSRSADNVAILLSDPHLTWEGLAVMYEARVHAGDLHMNGYFLIGSPIMGIGHNQNVGWALTTGGPDTSDVYEMNVRMNPLLEYEYDGQWRKCETTVFPIAVKGQTPAIRPAVYTHLGPLVTPPDLKTGKAFVGASPYLEQTGLFEQFYRMAMSKNVHEFYDAIGMCEFNEQNIMFADTNGDIGYVRSGATPIRPDGYDWNRPVPGNTSKTAWKGKHSIDDLVHIFNPPQGYMQNCNISPENMMVNSPLKPGDYKDYIYNVSWDTNNPRGLRTVQMLDADDSVTREEAIAITMDVQDYFAPQWKKELELAVSAAGQEKMQDEEFANAVKAILAWDGEFTADKTATSLYKFWRIKCGEKMNLKPMIGGGHLGAEQQAQSLELLAETIAELKSKHGRWDVAWGEIHKVGREGQYFPVGGAEFRSGPKEANFSETLFDVNSHEDPALPGKYVAHNGSMAMILMFFHKDGIESLTCTPWGQSGDPTSPHFMDQGEHLYSKRQMKPTWWDEDDLKKNVESTTVLKIAAAPTSNE
- a CDS encoding biotin/lipoyl-containing protein, whose amino-acid sequence is MCTAFRDGFQSVYGARVLTEDFLPALQATCDAGINYFEAGGGARFQSLYFYCNQDAFDMMDQFRAVTGPDANLQTLARGVNVVGLESQSSDIIKLHAELFKKHGITTIRNFDALNDVQNLVYSGQCIVDAGLKHQICVTLMELPPGCSGAHDAAFYANRLHQILDAEIPFDSICFKDASGTAVPSKVHETIKAARKMLPPETYIHFHTHETAGISVQANIAALDAGANAIDLSMAPCSGGTCQPDILVMWHALRGSQYTLDIDIDKVREAEEVFKDCMSDYFLPPEATTVEPLIPWSPMPGGALTANTQMMRDNGIIDKYPDLIKAMSDVVRRGGFGTSVTPVSQFYVQQALNNVMSEPWTRIAPSYGKMVLGYFGKTPVAPDPEIIKIASEQLGLEPTTRAPLDMNNEDPEKGIAVAKKVLEAEHLPTTDENIFIAATCAEKGIAYLKGEATIGVRKVDPAQDTAAAPAATPGKPASYNVTVNGETFALTVDGNNATVNGRSYQVALSASDAPAAAAAGALAGGAQVDVNASMPGVVLRVPVQVGDAVNEGDILVVLEAMKMEINATAPAAGTVASIAVAQGDHIANGQKLATIS
- a CDS encoding sodium ion-translocating decarboxylase subunit beta; this encodes MEILLQFVQSTGFVNLTLGNALMILIGIVFITLAITKDYEPLLLVPIGMGIVVGNIPPVEGMSLGVYDEGSVLSYIYFGVKQGVFPPLIFLGIGAMTDFSTMLSNPKLVLLGAAAQFGVFLTLLGALYLGFTPQQSGAIGIIGGADGPTAIFLSAKLAPELLGAISIAAYSYMALVPVIQPPIMRLLTTSDERKIRMQSTRDVTKREKIIFPIVAFLICALLAPGAIVLIGMLFFGNLLKESCVTDRLAQSARTSMIDIVTIFLGFSVGASTQAQTFLKGESLLIFALGATAFGVATACGVLFAKFMNLFLHHKINPLIGAAGVSAVPDSARVAQMVGLEEGTDNHLLMHAMAPNVAGVLGSAVAAGVLWSVL
- a CDS encoding OadG family protein; the protein is MGFVEIFAQAVPTEALQEPSKRGFDNIINDDFNGFGIAVTGLLIVFVALTLISVFISLLPKILDALAFMLPEEQEHQTHAPAMRQTTDNEKIAAAVGFVLHEIRSKQP
- a CDS encoding alpha-keto acid decarboxylase family protein produces the protein MSTKPRKNADNESLPTIGGYLIRRLQDYGLKHIFGIPGDFVLQFYNLLEESPIEVIGATREDCAGFAADAYARVNGLGAVCVTYCVGGLSTCNSVAGAYAEKSPLIVISGAPGMEERVSDPLLHHRVKDFNTQHEVFDKITIASATLEDPLTAFREIDRCLAAAVRYKRPVYLELPRDRVQTQALFPHEPQEDKLSSHKQALTEALAEAERMINGCKRPVIIAGVEMHRFGLQQEVVKLAEKNKIPMCATLLGKSVVSETHPLYLGIYEGAMGRDGVRKFVEDSDCVILLGTFMTDINLGIYTAHIDPGQCIYITSEGLRIRHHHYRDVQLKDFVKGLVKTDLKPPKREIPDSVRPVAKKFELQPENKVTQQRLFARINELLDDNMVVVADIGDSLFGASDLTIYRRSEFLSPAYYTSMGFAVPAALGVQCANRKLRPLVIVGDGAFQMTCLELSTTLKHGFNPIVLVLNNKGYGTERFLHEGPFNDIPNWAYHRMPDLLGGGWGFEVHTEGDLDKALHAALANKDAFSLLNIHLEKTDVSPALTRLAERLSKRI
- a CDS encoding FG-GAP repeat domain-containing protein — its product is MRFVLLLGMTFLSTGSAMADDVWRRHTIDDSSRGADGVRLTDINGDGLLDITTGWEEGGIVRVYQHPGHAKARGKWPAVTVGQVAAPEDAVFADLDNDGAVDVISSCEGKTRTIFVHWAPSDANDNLNASAWSTAAIPATQNRTQWMFCVPAQIDGKHGVDLIVGSKGKKGLIGWLQAPKDPRQLDQWKLHTICPAGWIMSLIWTDIDGDGNHDILASDRRGAGRGCFWLKNPGNDGPLSEPWTKHPIGTGNREVMFLDYADVDDDGLTDVVVPNKPGQILWHRRQPGKQVAWETSQIPFPKNVGTGKSTAIADINNDGRADIVFSFENAKNVSGIIWMEQQQTDAGEITWQQHTLSGPVGTKFDLIQTSDIDGDGDLDVMTCEERENLGVIWYENPGQ
- a CDS encoding colicin immunity domain-containing protein produces the protein MSKQLLEYVKRFLQGEIPVDEFVESYDAKWKAERDSKELLADDPITSEKLSTFFCFADLYNPNDDRFEYEFDEKRLRAEMQKVFDGELGD
- a CDS encoding DUF2306 domain-containing protein — protein: MPNLSTVTLRRLLTGLTCLLIAKVVVLTLISYRDYIPPDFHADFLFGRESYFYHSYAWAFYVHIFAGPVTLVLGVILLSNRFRLRFPRWHRILGRIQALCILFFLAPSGLWMARWAMTGAVAGVSFVMLSIATGLCVALGWRAAVQRRFAVHQRWMQRCFVLLCSAVVIRVMGGLTIVTAADAPWIYPLSSWLSWTVPLLIYEAWQHPGWPRKNVAASTPHQP